From Pseudobdellovibrionaceae bacterium, a single genomic window includes:
- the truA gene encoding tRNA pseudouridine(38-40) synthase TruA has translation MRYRIHISYDGTDYLGWQKQPEGRTVQGAIENALKLLLKNDISTQGSGRTDAGVHALDQVAHFDYDGDLARFDMVRGLNRFLPSAVVVREAYRCPDDFHCLRDAESKTYLYRVLNTPTPNPLKTRYGYWVRSKVDLDYLNQITQPLLGEHDFKAFQTSGTELKTTVRHIFEAQWSPSPQDDEEVLFLIRGNGFLKQMVRNIVGTLLDGHWERRHSPESIRSILSSKDRQIAGSTAPAQGLTLFKVNYPENLDNKCLKL, from the coding sequence ATGAGATATCGTATTCACATCAGTTATGACGGCACCGATTATTTGGGTTGGCAAAAACAACCTGAGGGACGCACCGTTCAAGGGGCCATTGAAAACGCCCTCAAACTTCTTTTGAAAAATGATATTTCCACTCAAGGCTCTGGCCGCACGGATGCTGGAGTTCACGCTTTAGACCAAGTGGCCCATTTTGATTATGATGGAGACCTTGCCCGTTTTGATATGGTCAGGGGACTAAATAGATTTTTACCCTCCGCTGTTGTAGTGCGAGAGGCTTATCGCTGCCCCGATGACTTTCACTGCCTCAGAGATGCTGAAAGCAAAACCTACTTGTATCGAGTGCTCAACACTCCCACCCCTAACCCACTTAAAACCAGATATGGATATTGGGTTCGTTCTAAGGTGGACCTAGATTATTTAAATCAGATCACTCAGCCACTTTTAGGCGAGCACGACTTTAAAGCCTTCCAAACCTCTGGCACTGAGCTAAAAACCACGGTCAGACATATTTTTGAGGCCCAGTGGAGCCCATCCCCCCAAGACGATGAGGAGGTTCTGTTCCTTATCCGAGGCAATGGCTTTTTAAAACAAATGGTGAGGAACATCGTAGGCACCCTTTTAGATGGCCATTGGGAAAGGCGCCACAGCCCAGAGTCCATTCGGTCCATTTTAAGCTCAAAAGATAGGCAAATTGCAGGTTCTACAGCCCCTGCCCAAGGATTGACCCTTTTTAAGGTGAATTATCCTGAAAACCTTGACAATAAGTGCCTAAAACTCTAA
- the rplM gene encoding 50S ribosomal protein L13 has product MKTWSAKASDIKEKWWIVDAEGKTLGRMATEIANVLRGKNKPTFTPHVDTGDFVVVVNPEKIVLKGRKLDQKVYYRHTGFFGGLKETSVQEMLDKNPEQIIINAVEGMLPKNKLSRKIIKKLKVYKGSEHPHDAQQPEVLEIKA; this is encoded by the coding sequence ATGAAAACTTGGAGTGCTAAAGCATCTGACATTAAAGAAAAATGGTGGATCGTTGATGCTGAAGGAAAAACATTAGGTCGTATGGCCACAGAAATCGCTAACGTTTTAAGAGGAAAGAACAAACCTACATTTACTCCTCATGTGGATACTGGTGATTTCGTAGTTGTAGTGAATCCAGAAAAGATCGTTCTAAAAGGTCGTAAACTGGATCAAAAAGTGTACTACAGACACACTGGTTTTTTTGGTGGTTTAAAAGAAACTTCTGTTCAAGAGATGCTTGATAAAAATCCTGAACAGATCATCATCAATGCGGTTGAAGGTATGCTTCCCAAAAACAAACTTTCTCGCAAAATCATTAAGAAGTTAAAAGTTTACAAAGGTTCCGAGCACCCTCACGATGCTCAACAACCAGAAGTTCTAGAGATCAAGGCTTAA
- the rpsI gene encoding 30S ribosomal protein S9 → MANDNVYYATGRRKTSAARVFLKQGSGKITVNGKSLEEYIVDPTRRQLVWQAFEVTGSKGQFDAYITVAGGGLSGQAGAIRHGISRALCNTDETNRPKLKAAGLLTRDPRMVERKKYGLHKARRAVQFSKR, encoded by the coding sequence ATGGCAAATGATAACGTTTACTACGCAACTGGAAGAAGAAAAACAAGCGCTGCTCGTGTGTTCCTAAAACAAGGAAGCGGCAAAATTACTGTCAACGGAAAATCTCTTGAAGAGTACATCGTTGACCCCACTCGTAGACAATTAGTATGGCAAGCTTTTGAAGTGACTGGCAGCAAAGGTCAATTCGATGCTTACATCACTGTTGCTGGCGGCGGTTTATCTGGTCAAGCTGGTGCCATCAGACACGGTATTTCTCGTGCTCTTTGCAACACTGACGAAACCAATCGTCCTAAGCTTAAGGCTGCGGGTCTTCTTACTCGTGACCCTCGTATGGTGGAAAGAAAAAAATACGGTCTACACAAAGCCCGTCGTGCAGTTCAGTTCTCAAAACGTTAA
- a CDS encoding M23 family metallopeptidase — MKSSKKYNIIITGNHRAPVRKFTISRSWIHFSLFIFGLFVLIMLSMVGDYFRLIAQNNENKILRLKNEQMEVQYDRLITKLESLELQVERVKSLSTKLKAITDVNDEDREMDLVFNSEPRPGDTIYPNEQEAAMAAERKSASLASSSSGVTGLSFFKWPILARTPNAIQSTSTQFFSDLEVRIWDSSKTAQNMELELNKLWDDLSERRDLLDYTPSIMPAVGWISSQFGYRNDPFTGRVILHKGLDVAASVGTTVVAPAAGVVSYVGYESGYGKIVSIDHGFGVVTRFAHNSKVFVKLGQQVKRREKISAVGSTGRSTGPHVHYEVRVNGIPVDPKNYILD; from the coding sequence ATGAAATCAAGCAAGAAATATAACATTATCATTACTGGAAACCATCGTGCCCCTGTTAGAAAATTTACGATCTCCAGAAGTTGGATTCATTTTTCTTTATTTATTTTTGGTCTGTTTGTTTTGATCATGCTGTCTATGGTGGGGGATTACTTCCGTCTGATTGCACAAAATAACGAGAATAAAATTTTAAGATTAAAAAACGAACAGATGGAAGTTCAATACGACCGTCTGATCACCAAGTTAGAATCCCTAGAGTTACAAGTAGAAAGAGTAAAGTCTCTGTCTACAAAACTTAAAGCCATCACAGATGTGAATGATGAAGACCGAGAGATGGACTTGGTGTTCAACTCAGAACCTCGCCCTGGTGACACCATTTATCCTAACGAACAAGAAGCAGCGATGGCCGCAGAAAGAAAATCAGCCTCTTTGGCCTCTTCAAGTAGTGGCGTAACAGGGCTTTCGTTTTTTAAATGGCCTATCCTTGCAAGAACACCGAATGCCATTCAATCCACTTCCACTCAGTTTTTCTCAGATTTAGAAGTGCGCATTTGGGATTCTTCAAAAACAGCCCAAAACATGGAGTTAGAGCTTAACAAACTTTGGGATGATCTTTCTGAAAGAAGAGATCTTTTGGATTACACTCCTAGCATTATGCCCGCAGTGGGTTGGATCTCGTCTCAATTCGGTTATCGTAATGATCCGTTCACAGGCCGAGTCATCTTACATAAAGGCTTAGACGTGGCGGCTTCAGTGGGAACCACAGTGGTAGCGCCTGCGGCAGGGGTAGTGTCTTATGTGGGATATGAATCTGGTTACGGAAAGATTGTGTCTATTGACCACGGATTTGGTGTGGTCACCCGTTTTGCTCATAACTCAAAAGTATTTGTAAAATTAGGCCAACAGGTCAAGCGTCGCGAGAAGATTTCAGCCGTAGGAAGTACAGGCCGTTCCACTGGCCCTCACGTTCACTACGAAGTCCGCGTCAACGGAATCCCAGTAGATCCAAAGAACTATATTCTAGATTAA
- a CDS encoding Stp1/IreP family PP2C-type Ser/Thr phosphatase, giving the protein MKIIAYAKTDVGRKRKINQDSVLVNSKYHIYAVADGMGGHKGGEVASAMAVEAMQEVLGTPRTATEAVEDKIEMAYRLANERIYTKSHDPNFIELEGMGTTLVSLIATEKRIYISNVGDSRAYMYSDGKLWQMTEDHSLIQEQFRAGLVNNENSAEVIGKNVITRSVGYESYVKSDIVYRDYVPGEIYLLCSDGLSGLISNGEIAKIIAENPLDKVANVCVERANEAGGNDNITCLVVCLK; this is encoded by the coding sequence ATGAAGATCATTGCCTATGCGAAAACAGACGTTGGTAGAAAGCGTAAAATTAACCAAGATTCGGTTTTGGTGAACTCTAAGTATCATATTTACGCTGTGGCCGATGGCATGGGGGGACATAAAGGTGGTGAGGTGGCGTCAGCTATGGCCGTTGAAGCCATGCAAGAGGTTTTAGGCACACCGCGCACAGCCACTGAAGCCGTCGAAGACAAGATTGAAATGGCCTATCGTCTAGCGAACGAGAGAATTTACACAAAGAGTCATGATCCCAATTTTATAGAGCTTGAGGGCATGGGCACGACTTTAGTCTCACTCATTGCTACAGAGAAGCGCATTTATATTTCAAATGTAGGCGATTCTCGTGCTTATATGTACAGCGATGGGAAACTTTGGCAGATGACCGAGGACCACTCTTTAATCCAAGAGCAGTTTCGTGCAGGTTTAGTGAATAACGAAAACTCTGCTGAAGTTATAGGCAAAAACGTGATCACCAGAAGTGTGGGCTATGAGTCGTATGTCAAATCTGACATTGTTTATAGAGATTATGTACCTGGCGAGATCTATTTATTGTGCTCGGATGGATTATCAGGCTTGATTTCTAATGGTGAGATTGCAAAAATCATAGCCGAAAATCCTTTGGATAAGGTGGCCAATGTGTGTGTAGAACGCGCCAATGAAGCAGGAGGCAATGACAACATCACCTGCCTTGTCGTTTGTCTTAAGTAA
- a CDS encoding TonB family protein: protein MKPQNTRQMLLTSFLIISIALHAMLGGFVHYAPRLAFMQELAKRLNHTIEDKTEDVVTQIELINEEDLRRQVVSQNEKSINDQIPEKDYFLSQSNQTVEQETRAANVGKFNNASAPGAFIPPQRQIDPTPQAKSKTQPQQELPRIEKTPEFPLTASQAAETKPKTKAQKLGLTGASFEDTVERTAEQAVAAQAGQRGFAGDGFSQTDDHLKDIPIGERTLLNTREFIYYSYFARVKEQLRSHWNPQVRHSVQLLFAKDDRRLASVDIKSTSLRITLDKKGYLKKIELLKTSGFKELDIAAIEAFRAAAPFLNPPSGLVEKDGTIKVFWDFILES, encoded by the coding sequence ATGAAGCCGCAAAACACAAGGCAGATGCTCCTTACCAGTTTTTTGATTATTTCCATAGCTCTACACGCTATGCTGGGTGGATTTGTACATTATGCACCGCGCTTGGCCTTCATGCAGGAATTAGCAAAACGACTCAATCACACGATCGAAGACAAAACCGAAGATGTCGTAACACAGATCGAACTGATCAATGAAGAAGACCTGCGACGTCAGGTGGTTTCGCAAAACGAGAAAAGCATTAACGATCAAATTCCAGAAAAAGATTATTTCTTAAGTCAGAGCAATCAAACCGTAGAGCAAGAGACCCGTGCCGCAAACGTCGGAAAATTCAATAATGCGTCTGCACCTGGAGCTTTTATACCTCCCCAAAGACAGATCGACCCTACACCACAGGCAAAATCTAAAACACAACCACAACAAGAACTTCCACGAATAGAAAAGACACCCGAGTTCCCTCTGACAGCCTCACAAGCAGCAGAGACTAAACCTAAAACTAAAGCTCAAAAACTAGGACTTACTGGAGCCTCTTTTGAAGACACCGTGGAACGCACTGCTGAGCAAGCCGTCGCTGCACAGGCAGGACAAAGAGGCTTTGCTGGAGACGGATTCAGTCAGACTGATGACCACCTTAAAGACATTCCTATTGGTGAAAGAACTTTGTTAAACACTCGTGAGTTCATCTACTATTCTTACTTTGCACGCGTTAAAGAGCAGCTTCGCAGTCACTGGAACCCACAGGTGCGCCATAGTGTGCAACTGCTGTTCGCTAAAGACGATCGTCGCTTAGCCTCTGTAGACATTAAGTCCACATCTCTAAGAATCACTTTAGATAAAAAAGGGTATTTGAAAAAGATTGAACTGCTTAAAACCTCTGGCTTTAAAGAACTCGACATCGCTGCCATTGAGGCTTTCAGAGCGGCGGCCCCCTTCTTAAATCCGCCTTCAGGTTTGGTTGAAAAAGACGGAACTATCAAAGTCTTCTGGGACTTTATTCTCGAAAGCTAA
- a CDS encoding pyruvate dehydrogenase: MSSLKDISPKALDHIFRRAHYLANQMVFQANHRKNKAKGDPKVGGHSSASSSALHILGTLHLFAKTSFDHISNKPHASPADHSFNYLLDLFLRDDFSKFTQEECDTAMMGLRAFSQNGEPVFQSYHSAWDPDRHNFFPSGTVGIPAVQAGYLALAYRYAKKHGYNVPDAHFWCVIGDSEFREGSLFEAVPDFAERELGNLTWIIDYNRQSLDGHRITNTDALNGTDAHRIERTMAANGWEVITVQHGRFRQKLFSAQGGEAFKNWFETELTDYDLQTLLLIKDANTLKSELAKIKSIAQFVESQKAEDLLMALNDMGGHDVECLLQAFEASKKSTDRPTAIVAHTIKGWGLEMAASSGNHSALPEPEEMEALRQAQGITGDKLFERFDAKSEEGKFLKARSEKLYNDILKQEEIRKTNKDAFAKKVNELPTSLDINLKFASYPHTQWMLGQLTSKLTRIANTSLDTKDKPLTDEEKLWKPLAENIVSMAPDVGTSTNLNPSMDGKIFSANEVDDIEEQRGVKDHKNPDLIPGEEITDRFLRFEIAEANVMSCAGSFGRMRDILGIPLFPLMTVYDFFIKRALDQYFYNMYWKSSFFLGGTPSGVTLSPEGAQHGWKSDIQVPNQTTWEPMFCQELDWIFCESLKRHFTYDNDERQGVVFRGVTRGIEQKDFLKYLKTQKRFKTDSNAVLAHKDYPMSGAVAENTMSTIAEADILETVRKDVLNGGYYLINYESYAGYNPGDNVVNIFSLGSLGTEAIKASNALLAKGIYANVIVVTNTDLLIGNPAYKNNYQHLKQNLKVNADLFLQPLSNGAALPGEAQTFSGRRIPIVSVHDGEAGLLDNIGSIVGVRQEALAVRKHSKCGRPTDIYAYHGIDADSVIQACGKVLSETALEQVKINFSNMPAQVRPQVEQSFYPKVTPDVDWSHLWDQTNA; encoded by the coding sequence ATGAGTTCACTAAAAGACATCAGCCCTAAGGCTCTAGATCATATTTTCAGACGCGCCCACTATCTGGCTAACCAAATGGTCTTCCAAGCCAACCATCGCAAAAACAAAGCAAAAGGCGATCCCAAAGTAGGCGGTCACTCGTCGGCAAGCTCCAGTGCTTTACATATCCTCGGAACACTTCACCTATTTGCCAAAACCAGTTTTGATCATATTTCAAATAAGCCTCATGCTTCACCTGCAGACCATTCGTTTAATTATTTATTAGATTTATTTCTTCGTGATGACTTTTCTAAATTCACACAAGAAGAGTGTGACACAGCGATGATGGGTCTACGTGCTTTCTCTCAAAATGGAGAGCCCGTATTTCAATCTTATCACTCGGCTTGGGATCCTGATCGTCATAACTTTTTCCCATCAGGAACAGTGGGCATTCCCGCAGTTCAAGCTGGGTACTTAGCTCTGGCTTACCGATATGCAAAAAAACATGGATACAATGTTCCTGATGCCCACTTTTGGTGTGTGATTGGAGATTCGGAATTCCGCGAAGGCTCCTTGTTTGAGGCTGTGCCTGACTTTGCAGAACGTGAACTGGGCAATTTGACTTGGATCATTGATTATAACCGCCAAAGTTTAGATGGACATAGAATCACCAACACCGATGCCCTTAATGGAACCGATGCTCATCGTATCGAAAGAACCATGGCTGCTAACGGTTGGGAAGTGATCACTGTTCAGCATGGTCGATTCAGACAGAAATTATTTTCTGCCCAAGGTGGTGAAGCTTTTAAAAATTGGTTTGAAACTGAATTGACGGACTACGATCTTCAAACTCTACTGCTGATCAAAGATGCCAACACCTTAAAGAGCGAACTGGCAAAGATTAAATCCATTGCTCAATTTGTTGAGTCACAAAAGGCCGAAGATCTTTTAATGGCCCTTAACGATATGGGTGGACATGATGTCGAATGCTTACTGCAAGCCTTCGAAGCTTCAAAAAAATCTACAGACAGACCAACAGCAATTGTAGCTCATACCATCAAAGGCTGGGGTCTTGAGATGGCGGCAAGCAGTGGAAACCACTCTGCCCTACCCGAACCCGAAGAGATGGAGGCCCTACGTCAGGCCCAAGGTATCACTGGTGATAAATTGTTTGAACGCTTTGATGCCAAGTCTGAAGAAGGGAAATTTCTAAAAGCCCGTAGTGAAAAACTTTATAATGACATTTTAAAACAAGAAGAGATTCGTAAAACCAATAAAGACGCTTTTGCGAAAAAAGTGAATGAGCTTCCCACTTCCCTAGATATCAATTTAAAGTTTGCAAGCTACCCTCATACACAGTGGATGTTAGGACAGCTGACTTCTAAACTGACTCGTATTGCAAATACGTCACTCGATACCAAAGACAAACCTTTAACTGACGAAGAAAAGCTGTGGAAGCCTCTTGCCGAAAATATTGTATCTATGGCTCCTGACGTGGGAACCAGCACTAACCTTAACCCTTCGATGGACGGTAAGATTTTTAGTGCCAACGAAGTGGATGACATCGAAGAGCAACGCGGAGTGAAGGATCATAAAAACCCTGACCTGATTCCTGGTGAAGAGATCACGGACAGATTCTTAAGGTTTGAAATTGCTGAAGCTAACGTGATGTCCTGTGCTGGAAGCTTTGGAAGAATGCGCGACATTCTTGGAATCCCGCTCTTCCCACTGATGACTGTTTATGACTTCTTTATCAAAAGAGCTTTGGATCAGTACTTTTACAACATGTACTGGAAGTCGTCGTTCTTCTTGGGCGGAACTCCCTCTGGAGTCACTCTGTCTCCTGAGGGCGCGCAACATGGTTGGAAGTCTGACATTCAGGTTCCTAACCAAACCACTTGGGAGCCTATGTTCTGCCAAGAACTGGATTGGATCTTCTGTGAATCTTTAAAAAGACACTTCACTTATGATAATGACGAACGCCAAGGAGTTGTTTTCCGTGGTGTGACTCGTGGTATAGAGCAGAAAGACTTTTTAAAATATTTAAAAACTCAAAAAAGATTTAAGACGGATTCTAATGCAGTACTTGCTCATAAAGACTATCCTATGAGTGGCGCTGTTGCAGAAAATACTATGAGCACCATTGCCGAAGCAGACATTCTAGAAACCGTTCGCAAAGATGTGTTAAACGGCGGCTACTACCTGATCAACTATGAATCTTATGCAGGTTACAACCCTGGTGATAACGTGGTGAATATCTTTTCTTTGGGAAGCTTAGGGACGGAAGCCATCAAAGCGTCAAATGCCCTTTTAGCTAAAGGCATTTATGCCAACGTAATTGTTGTAACAAATACGGATTTACTGATTGGTAATCCTGCATACAAAAACAACTATCAGCATTTAAAGCAAAACTTAAAGGTGAACGCAGATTTATTCTTGCAACCCTTAAGCAACGGCGCTGCTCTTCCAGGCGAAGCTCAAACCTTCTCTGGTCGTCGCATCCCTATTGTGAGTGTGCATGATGGCGAAGCGGGGTTATTAGATAACATCGGTTCTATTGTTGGAGTTCGCCAAGAGGCTTTGGCTGTGCGCAAACATTCTAAATGTGGTCGTCCTACAGACATCTATGCCTACCATGGCATTGATGCAGACAGTGTGATCCAAGCTTGCGGCAAAGTGCTTTCAGAGACTGCCTTAGAGCAAGTCAAAATCAACTTCTCGAATATGCCCGCACAGGTTCGTCCACAAGTAGAACAAAGCTTTTATCCTAAGGTGACTCCTGATGTAGACTGGTCACATCTTTGGGATCAAACCAACGCCTAA
- a CDS encoding O-methyltransferase: MRTEKEPRMQYIEKNFVRMGEQREKILGAILEVDKDGIQISGSEGQMIKVLAKMIGAQKVVEIGTLLGFSTTWLLEAVGPKGKVWSFEKMSEHHRIAQELLKTEVEQNRLSLHLGDAIEELPKIESEGPFDMVFIDANKAAYLDYFNWAHRNLRSGGLIVADNTFLFGMVYQDETPPNHAKAVAVMREFNQNLGEHPEYDAILIPTSEGMTIARKKSL, translated from the coding sequence ATGAGAACAGAAAAAGAACCAAGAATGCAATATATCGAAAAGAACTTTGTTCGTATGGGAGAGCAAAGAGAGAAGATACTAGGTGCGATCCTAGAAGTGGACAAAGATGGGATTCAAATTTCTGGTAGCGAAGGGCAAATGATCAAAGTCCTAGCTAAAATGATAGGGGCACAAAAGGTTGTAGAGATTGGCACTCTGCTTGGTTTTTCAACTACATGGCTTCTTGAGGCTGTAGGACCTAAGGGTAAAGTTTGGTCTTTTGAAAAGATGTCGGAGCATCACAGGATTGCTCAAGAACTTTTAAAAACGGAAGTCGAACAAAACCGTTTAAGTTTGCACCTTGGAGACGCCATCGAAGAACTGCCCAAAATTGAAAGTGAAGGCCCTTTTGATATGGTTTTTATTGATGCCAATAAAGCCGCATACTTGGATTATTTTAATTGGGCTCATCGCAACTTGCGTTCGGGTGGACTGATCGTTGCCGACAATACATTTTTATTTGGTATGGTTTATCAAGACGAAACTCCACCCAACCATGCTAAAGCCGTAGCGGTGATGCGAGAGTTCAATCAAAATTTAGGTGAACATCCCGAATATGATGCGATTCTGATTCCCACCTCAGAAGGCATGACCATCGCCCGCAAAAAGTCTCTTTAA
- a CDS encoding ABC transporter ATP-binding protein, with product MSNIIEVKNLKVDFKTDNGIVQAIKGVSFNIPQGKTVGLVGESGSGKSVSSLAIMRLIANPPGKISGGEILYKGEDLLKKTEAQMRKIRGKQISMIFQEPMTSLNPVFTVGDQISESLILHEGLSKKEAWEKSIELLDKVGIPNPSVRIKAYPHEMSGGQRQRVMIAMAIACSPELLIADEPTTALDVTIQKQILDLIAELQDQSKMSVLFITHDLGVIADIADEVVVMYKGDIVEHGQSESIFKSPQHPYTKGLLACRPSLISNPHRLPMVSDFMTPDGKEKPTNFDIKKVEKYVRPIDEEKNPVILEVNNLEKHFPMKKNFLGQTTEWFKAVNDVTLKVRKGRTLGLVGESGCGKTTLGRTLLRLIEPTSGDVIYKGTKLNDLSKNDMRAMRRKLQIIFQDPYASLNPRMTIGSAIMEPMQIHNLYKTKQERQERAAALIERCGLPAEYLNRYPHEFSGGQRQRICIARALAVEPEFIVCDESVSALDVSVQAQILNLLLDLQDELGLSYIFISHDLAVVKFISDEIAVMNKGQVVEMSDALSIYENPKDEYTKKLLSAIPKGIPKTLLNELNL from the coding sequence ATGTCCAATATTATCGAAGTAAAAAACTTGAAGGTAGATTTCAAAACTGACAATGGCATCGTTCAAGCAATTAAAGGGGTCTCCTTTAATATTCCTCAAGGAAAAACTGTCGGACTTGTGGGCGAATCAGGATCAGGAAAAAGCGTAAGCTCTCTGGCCATCATGCGACTGATTGCCAACCCTCCTGGAAAAATCTCAGGTGGTGAAATTTTATATAAAGGCGAAGACCTTTTAAAAAAGACCGAAGCTCAAATGCGCAAGATTCGAGGCAAGCAGATCTCTATGATCTTTCAAGAGCCTATGACTTCGTTAAATCCCGTGTTTACTGTTGGAGATCAAATCTCTGAAAGTTTAATTTTACACGAAGGTTTAAGTAAAAAAGAAGCGTGGGAAAAGTCCATTGAACTTTTAGATAAAGTGGGCATTCCTAATCCCTCTGTGCGGATCAAAGCCTACCCACACGAGATGTCAGGTGGGCAGAGACAACGAGTAATGATTGCCATGGCCATTGCGTGTTCACCTGAACTGTTAATCGCCGATGAACCCACTACAGCGTTAGATGTGACCATTCAAAAACAAATTTTAGATTTGATTGCTGAACTTCAAGATCAATCGAAGATGAGCGTTCTTTTTATTACCCACGATCTTGGTGTCATCGCTGACATCGCCGATGAAGTGGTGGTGATGTACAAAGGCGACATCGTTGAGCATGGACAATCAGAAAGCATCTTTAAAAGTCCGCAGCATCCTTACACAAAAGGACTGCTAGCGTGTCGTCCCTCTTTGATCTCTAACCCTCACCGTCTCCCTATGGTTTCTGACTTTATGACTCCAGACGGAAAAGAAAAACCCACAAACTTTGATATTAAAAAAGTAGAAAAGTATGTGCGCCCCATTGATGAAGAAAAAAATCCCGTCATCTTGGAAGTGAACAATTTAGAAAAGCACTTCCCCATGAAAAAGAACTTCTTAGGTCAAACTACGGAATGGTTTAAAGCCGTCAACGACGTCACCCTTAAAGTTCGTAAAGGCCGCACACTAGGTCTTGTGGGAGAATCGGGTTGTGGCAAAACCACACTTGGTCGCACACTGCTTCGTCTTATCGAACCCACTTCTGGAGATGTGATTTATAAGGGTACAAAATTAAATGATTTATCCAAAAATGATATGCGCGCGATGAGACGCAAATTGCAGATCATTTTCCAAGATCCTTATGCCTCTCTGAATCCTAGAATGACTATTGGTTCGGCGATCATGGAACCCATGCAGATTCATAATTTATACAAAACCAAACAAGAACGCCAAGAGCGTGCGGCAGCTTTAATTGAACGCTGTGGTCTTCCTGCCGAGTATTTAAACCGTTATCCTCACGAATTTTCTGGTGGACAACGTCAACGTATTTGTATTGCCCGCGCACTAGCTGTGGAACCCGAGTTTATCGTCTGTGACGAGTCCGTTTCCGCTCTAGACGTGTCTGTGCAAGCACAGATTTTAAATCTGCTTTTAGACTTACAAGATGAGTTGGGCCTATCTTACATCTTTATCTCGCATGACCTAGCCGTGGTGAAATTCATCTCTGATGAAATTGCCGTGATGAACAAAGGACAAGTTGTTGAGATGTCCGATGCTCTATCTATCTACGAAAATCCTAAAGATGAGTACACCAAAAAACTTTTATCTGCGATTCCCAAAGGAATTCCCAAAACTTTGTTGAATGAGTTGAATTTATAG
- a CDS encoding superoxide dismutase family protein → MKHTKIVFTAVVVMMAVGCTSKKDSTKTATPKNTLERIKVELASKSESSVTGTVEFISSEEGVRVVADIKGLKPNSKHGFHIHEKPDCSAADASSAGGHFNPLGHDHGSPGEGFHAGDLGNLEANAQGEAKLDEVFAHISMNPSAASYIINRSVVVHGDEDDLESQPAGNAGPRVACGAITL, encoded by the coding sequence ATGAAACATACAAAGATCGTATTCACCGCAGTCGTAGTGATGATGGCAGTAGGATGCACATCAAAAAAAGACAGTACTAAAACAGCAACACCGAAAAACACCCTGGAACGCATTAAGGTGGAGCTAGCTTCTAAGAGCGAGAGCAGTGTGACGGGAACTGTAGAGTTCATCAGCAGTGAAGAGGGTGTGCGCGTGGTTGCAGACATTAAAGGTTTAAAGCCTAATTCTAAACATGGGTTTCATATTCACGAAAAGCCAGATTGCTCTGCTGCCGATGCCTCTTCTGCGGGGGGACACTTTAATCCTCTGGGTCACGATCATGGTTCCCCAGGTGAAGGTTTTCATGCAGGTGATTTAGGTAATCTTGAAGCCAACGCACAAGGTGAGGCTAAGTTAGATGAAGTCTTTGCCCACATTTCCATGAACCCTTCTGCGGCCTCTTACATCATCAATCGTTCCGTAGTGGTCCATGGTGATGAAGACGACCTAGAATCCCAACCTGCTGGAAACGCAGGCCCACGCGTAGCGTGTGGAGCGATCACACTATAA
- a CDS encoding RlmE family RNA methyltransferase: MAFNRKDHFFHKAKKDGFLARSAYKLEEIQKKHRLFKRGDFVLDLGASPGSWSQYASKAVGPEGLIVGIDLKPVEFTALNAEFHQMNIFELDPAILHDRQPDVIMSDMAPNTTGIRSVDQARSEDLCLEVIKVATQFLKPGGHLVMKIFESQTDQTVTKELKSQFKEIKRLKPEAVRKGSFETYLIAKNYQE, encoded by the coding sequence ATGGCGTTCAATCGTAAGGACCATTTTTTTCATAAAGCAAAAAAAGACGGCTTTTTAGCGCGTTCAGCCTACAAACTAGAAGAAATCCAGAAAAAGCACCGCTTGTTTAAAAGAGGCGACTTTGTTTTAGACTTAGGAGCCTCCCCTGGATCGTGGTCTCAGTATGCTTCCAAGGCCGTGGGCCCAGAAGGACTTATTGTTGGGATTGATCTCAAACCCGTAGAGTTCACCGCTCTTAACGCAGAATTCCACCAGATGAACATCTTTGAACTTGATCCCGCAATCTTACATGACAGGCAGCCCGATGTGATCATGAGCGATATGGCTCCCAACACCACAGGCATTCGTTCTGTGGATCAGGCCCGCTCTGAAGATCTGTGTCTTGAAGTGATCAAAGTGGCCACCCAGTTCTTAAAACCTGGTGGACATCTTGTGATGAAAATCTTTGAAAGCCAGACAGATCAGACTGTGACCAAGGAGCTGAAGTCCCAATTCAAAGAGATCAAACGTCTTAAGCCAGAAGCCGTCAGAAAAGGGAGTTTTGAAACTTATCTTATTGCCAAAAACTATCAAGAGTAA